In Candidatus Cloacimonadota bacterium, a single window of DNA contains:
- a CDS encoding lipopolysaccharide biosynthesis protein, whose translation MSGLKWSFTDSMVNQVIHFVFGVVLARLLSPTEYGIIGMSMVFITFSEAIVNSGLEQALIRKQDCTEDDYNTMFYTNIGLGIAMFALLYFAAGSIAKFYNNSELILVVRIMSLNLVINSFGIVERAILTRNIDFKRQTKINAWSSSISGLIGVSMAFMGFGYWSLAIKMISQNLIRVLLLHLSSVWKPTLSYSVSAFKELFSFGSRILGSSMLNSIYTNIYSLVIGKYFSAAELGLYSRASQFQTLVSSNIESSTQRVTYPILSQIVDDEERVRAAYRKLIKLTFYISAIMLSLML comes from the coding sequence ATCTCCGGTCTTAAATGGAGCTTCACCGACAGCATGGTGAATCAGGTCATTCATTTCGTATTTGGCGTAGTTCTAGCAAGGCTCTTAAGTCCTACCGAGTATGGGATAATTGGCATGAGCATGGTTTTCATAACGTTCTCAGAAGCAATTGTGAACAGTGGCTTGGAGCAAGCCTTGATTCGAAAGCAAGACTGTACTGAGGACGACTACAACACTATGTTCTACACTAATATTGGTCTGGGGATTGCAATGTTTGCTCTTCTATACTTTGCAGCCGGATCAATAGCCAAGTTTTATAACAATTCAGAACTTATTCTTGTCGTGCGAATCATGTCTCTAAATCTTGTTATAAATTCTTTTGGAATAGTAGAAAGGGCGATCCTTACACGCAATATAGATTTTAAAAGACAAACAAAGATTAATGCATGGTCAAGTTCGATTTCCGGGCTTATTGGTGTGTCTATGGCATTTATGGGCTTTGGATATTGGAGTCTAGCCATCAAAATGATAAGCCAGAATCTGATCAGGGTATTGCTTCTTCACTTGTCATCGGTATGGAAGCCAACACTAAGCTATAGTGTGTCCGCTTTTAAAGAGCTGTTTAGTTTTGGTTCACGCATACTTGGATCCAGTATGTTAAATTCAATATATACAAATATATACAGCCTGGTTATTGGGAAGTACTTTTCAGCAGCAGAGCTTGGCCTGTACAGTCGAGCAAGTCAGTTTCAAACTCTTGTCTCATCAAACATAGAATCAAGCACGCAAAGAGTAACTTACCCGATACTATCACAAATTGTTGATGATGAAGAGCGCGTGAGAGCCGCTTATAGAAAGTTAATTAAACTTACTTTTTATATTAGCGCCATAATGTTATCACTAATGCT